Genomic window (Psilocybe cubensis strain MGC-MH-2018 chromosome 1, whole genome shotgun sequence):
AACCGGCCCAAGTTCCACCAAGGCTCTAAGCATCCTAACACAGGTGCTAATAACAAGAAGGCAGCGGCAGTtagacaacaacaacaacaacagcagcagcagcagcagcgacaACAACGCGTTCCCAATGCCGATGAATTCCCTGTCCTAGGCGGCTCTACAACTCCTACTCGCGTTCCAGGAGTAAATGGTATTGTAAACGGACACAGCGGCCCTACCGCTGCTCAAGTTTTGCAAGCCCCTCCACCTACTCGTAAGGATGGCAGCAAGGAGTCCAGCACCCGCGGCGCAACTCCTGATCCTGTTCGAGTCAATGCCTCGAAAGTAAGTTACTTGAGCACACAAGCCAATTCCCAAATTGATTCCCCGATTTAGGATAGCAAGCAAGAGTCTAGTACTCCTTTGGAAAACTCAACGATTGCTCAAGATCAACCTACCACCAGCAATGTCGCTAAAGCTCCTGTTATGACTTTTGCCGCTGCCGCCACCTCTGGTGCCAACGAGGTCTCCAAAGAGGTCTCTGTCTCCGCGTAAACCGCCTAAAAATGTTATGCTCGTCGAGCTTGTTACTCCGATATGACACGTTGATGGACTGTACACTGCTTTCTATCTCTACCCTTTGGCTTAACATTTGATTTATATCTATTCGTCCGCCACGCTTTCCtattttcttcctctgtgcctcTCACTTTTATCTCTCTGtgcctctctctctctctctctctctctctctatctcTCTCTGGTTGTAACTTTGCATCTGCGTCTTTTCgctctctttcttcatcttatattttttgtttgtcaTCATACAGCATAAAACTTTACCAACTTCATCGTATTTTCTCTGTAGACACATCTCTCTTGGGCTCTGTCACTCTTTACATCATCGCTTTCTACATTGACTCTGCTTCCATCCATACATCAAAAACCATAAATGTCTATTCCTACATCATCGTTGTTATCTTTTTATTACATAGCAATGTCACGCTATGCCCCCGTATTGTATTTGCCCTATGCTAATCATGCAGCCCATGTCAATACATTCCTCATCTCCACTCCCGGTTTAGTTGTAACTTCTCCAATTTTGTATACCGCAGAAGGCCCCGTTTTAAGAGCATCCATGACCTCATCGACGTTAGTGGGATCAACAATAAGAACCATACCAATGCCGTTATTGAATGTTCTGGCCATTTCGAGAGGGTCGACGTTGCCTGTCTTCATCAAGAAACGGAATACAGGAGGATATTGCCATGTTGATGCGTCAATAAAGCAACCTAAATTTTTCGGCAGCACTCGAGGGATATTTTCGATGAAGCCTCCCCCAGTGATATGTGACATGCCCTTCAGGAGGCCGCGCTTTGCGACAGGAAGGATTTGGGAAATGTAAATCTGCGTGGGGGTGAGAAGTGCTCTGCCCAACTCTGTGCTTGGGTCCCATGGACAAGGTGACGAGTATGTCAGACCTGACATGGCCACAATTTTTCTAATCAGCGAAAAGCCGTTTGAATGCACACCAGATGAGGCAACGCCAAGCACGATGTCGCCTGCTTTAATGTCTGGACGAGGAAGAATCAGGTTTCTCTCCACGGCTCCCACGGCAAATCCGGCAAGATCATAGTCGCCTAGAAGTGGAGAAGGTCAAATTTGATAATACCAAGTCAACATTCTCTCTGCACCTTCTTGGTACATGCCAGGCATTTCAGCTGTCTCTCCTCCAATGAGGGCACATCCAGCCTGTTTGCATCCTTCGGCGATACCTGTTACTACTTGTGTTGCGATTGGGACGTCCAGCTTACTACAACCGTAGTAATCCAGGAAGTACAGTGGCTCGGCACCTTGCACGAGGAGGTCGTTGACCGACATGGCTACCAAGTCTATGCCTAAGCGTCATTGATAAGTATGAATCGTATCTTACAGACGGCGAAAGGCATATTACCAACGAGATCATGAACCCCGACATCCACTGCTAATCTTAACTTTGTGCCAACGCCATCTGTGCCGCTCACTAGAACGGGATCCACAAACCCTGTTGCTTTAAGATCAAACACTCCACCGAAGCCACCGATTTCAACATCAGCGCCAGGTCTCGACGTGGCACGTACGAGGGGTTTAATGGCGTCAACAAGAGCATTACCAGCATCTACTGAAACCCCAGCCTGAGCGTAAGTCAGACCGGTTGACTTTGAAGTCAATGCCCTGTGCTAGTGTCAATATAGCTGATAACACGAATAGTCAAATTGCTCTTTACCGATGGCCAATATCGCGTCGGTAGGTCTTGCCGTCGAAAGACACACCATCAACGCCTTTGTAAGCAGCTTCTAAAGCTTCTTGCAGGGTTGGTGCGAAGGCAGTGATGGCAAGAACACGTCCACCAGAGGTAATGATATCTTCACCAGATTTTTTAGTTCCAGCGTGGAAGATAACAACGTCTGTAAAAGCATGAGTTGTGGGCATTGACTACTCGATGCTCAGATGTGCACGAACTGGGTGGGATGCTCGATATAGTGATTGTCTTTCCTTTTTCGTAATTCTCCGGGTATCCTTTTGAAGCGAGGATGACAGTAACTGCCGCACCCTCTCTGAACTTAATTGGAACAGAGTCAAGTCGGTGTTCGGCACATGCCTTCATTCCGACATAAGTATTGATCTGGCATTAGATATTAAAAGTGACATACGAGTAACAGAGCCGCCAGATCAACGCCGTCATCCAGAAGAAGCATAAGAGCCTCCGTTTCGGGATCTCCGAACCGTACATTGTATTCAAGTACTTTGGGTCCAGACTCTGTGAGCATAAACCCAGTAAATAGCATGCCCATGAATGGGAA
Coding sequences:
- a CDS encoding Bifunctional purine biosynthetic protein ADE1; amino-acid sequence: MSVRVLVIGGGGREHALAWKLAKSPILDHIYVCPGNPGTAQEPKTSNVENISPNDFPSLVQFALENKINLVVPGPEQPLVDGVEGYFRKVGIPVFGPSQLAARMEGSKSFSKDFMARHNIPTAIFKTFQSSEIDAAIEYVKTCGHKVVLKASGLAGGKGVLIPDSTEEAIAGLKEIMVDNVFGDAGNEVVVEELLTGPEISVLALSDGYSVVALPAAQDHKRIGEGDTGLNTGGMGAYAPAPVATPDVLQRIMTETLRPTIDGMRREGFPFMGMLFTGFMLTESGPKVLEYNVRFGDPETEALMLLLDDGVDLAALLLACAEHRLDSVPIKFREGAAVTVILASKGYPENYEKGKTITISSIPPNVVIFHAGTKKSGEDIITSGGRVLAITAFAPTLQEALEAAYKGVDGVSFDGKTYRRDIGHRALTSKSTGLTYAQAGVSVDAGNALVDAIKPLVRATSRPGADVEIGGFGGVFDLKATGFVDPVLVSGTDGVGTKLRLAVDVGVHDLVGIDLVAMSVNDLLVQGAEPLYFLDYYGCSKLDVPIATQVVTGIAEGCKQAGCALIGGETAEMPGMYQEGDYDLAGFAVGAVERNLILPRPDIKAGDIVLGVASSGVHSNGFSLIRKIVAMSGLTYSSPCPWDPSTELGRALLTPTQIYISQILPVAKRGLLKGMSHITGGGFIENIPRVLPKNLGCFIDASTWQYPPVFRFLMKTGNVDPLEMARTFNNGIGMVLIVDPTNVDEVMDALKTGPSAVYKIGEVTTKPGVEMRNVLTWAA